One Meles meles chromosome 13, mMelMel3.1 paternal haplotype, whole genome shotgun sequence DNA segment encodes these proteins:
- the KCNK1 gene encoding potassium channel subfamily K member 1, which translates to MLQSLAGSSCVRLVERHRSAWCFGFLVLGYLLYLVFGAVVFSSVELPYEDLLRQELRKLKRRFLEEHECLSEQQLEQFLGRVLEASNYGVSVLSNASGNWNWDFTSALFFASTVLSTTGYGHTVPLSDGGKAFCIIYSVIGIPFTLLFLTAVVQRVTIHVTRRPVLYFHVRWGFSKQVVAIVHAVLLGFVTVSCFFFIPAAVFSILEDDWNFLESFYFCFISLSTIGLGDYVPGEGYNQKFRELYKIGITCYLLLGLIAMLVVLETFCELHELKKFRKMFYVKKDKDEDRVHIIEHDQLSFSSIADQATGPKEDRKQNEPFVGPQSSAHPDGSAGN; encoded by the exons ATGCTGCAGTCCCTGGCCGGGAGCTCGTGCGTGCGCCTGGTGGAGCGGCACCGCTCGGCCTGGTGCTTCGGCTTCCTGGTGCTCGGCTACCTGCTCTACCTGGTCTTCGGCGCCGTGGTCTTCTCGTCGGTCGAGCTGCCCTACGAGGACCTGCTGCGCCAGGAGCTGCGCAAGCTGAAGCGGCGCTTCCTGGAGGAGCACGAGTGCCTGTCGGAGCAGCAGCTCGAGCAGTTCCTGGGCCGCGTGCTGGAGGCCAGCAACTACGGCGTGTCGGTGCTCAGCAACGCCTCGGGCAACTGGAACTGGGACTTCACCTCCGCGCTTTTCTTCGCCAGCACCGTGCTCTCCACCACAG GTTATGGCCACACCGTGCCCCTGTCGGACGGAGGAAAGGCCTTCTGCATCATCTACTCGGTCATCGGCATTCCGTTCACCCTCCTGTTCCTGACGGCGGTGGTCCAGCGTGTCACCATCCACGTCACCCGCAGGCCTGTCCTCTACTTCCATGTCCGCTGGGGTTTCTCCAAGCAGGTGGTGGCCATCGTCCACGCCGTCCTCCTCGGCTTTGTCACCGTGTCCTGCTTCTTCTTCATCCCGGCGGCCGTGTTCTCCATCCTGGAGGACGACTGGAACTTCCTCgagtccttttatttttgtttcatttccctgAGCACCATCGGCCTAGGGGACTACGTTCCTGGAGAAGGCTACAATCAGAAGTTCAGAGAGCTCTATAAGATTGGGATCACGT GTTACCTCCTCCTTGGACTCATTGCCATGTTGGTAGTTCTGGAAACCTTCTGTGAGCTCCACGAGctgaaaaaattcagaaaaatgttCTACGTGAAGAAAGACAAGGACGAGGATCGGGTCCACATCATAGAGCACGACCAGCTGTCTTTCTCATCCATCGCCGATCAGGCCACCGGCCCGAAGGAGGATCGGAAGCAGAACGAGCCTTTTGTGGGCCCGCAGTCCTCCGCCCACCCCGATGGCTCCGCGGGAAACTAA